The Gadus macrocephalus chromosome 1, ASM3116895v1 DNA window AGAGTCAATTTGCGAGATAACCTTCTTTGTAGCAAGtttacacaaataaatatgGGAAGGGACAGTTAagttgtttgactcccagcccaaTGGTCTCAACCACACAGTCCAAGATGAACTGGTCCCATACCTGCTCTTTAAAGGGCAAATCTCATGATATTGCGTAGTATAAGGTAGTCCAGCTTCATAGCATCGGTATGGACCATTGAGGTAATTTATCCAACTTCTATGCAAACAGAGTGGATTCGAAGCAATACTTCTTATCTTCTTATTTTTGAAAATAGCCAAGCTTGACTCTGCCCTGTTTGTATCCGATTTCAGTGTATGGGCTTTGGGTAAAAGAGTGTTAAATGACAAAATAGTAAATAGATAGGTTGTGAGCAGGGATCCTTACTACAATGAGGGCGTCCATGACATCCTTGCAGGTTTGCAGGCTGGTGGAACTGGTCACCTCCAGAAACAACTCTTTGGTCGTCTGGCTGAtctataaacaacaacaaaatcacACATAAACAATCAGTCAAGTAATTGGAGCTTCTTCATGCCTAGAGTATGTTTTTTTGTGCATCTATGGACAGGACGCtgccgagagagacagagagagcataGGGCTGCAGGTTGGAATCAATTAAAAACATTGTCAGCAAGTAAGGGGTTCAGTGAGTTTGATTCCACATCAGGGAGGACGGACGACCTCAATGTTGATTTCAGCGTTTCAGCATTATCAGTGTTCCTGTATCACGTCTTAATCTCACAGGAAGAGATAAAGATGATATCTTCAGCTTAACGAGCATTAATatcaagaaaggaaggaagcaaTTCTTCCAGGAGCCATAAAACAACACGTGTTCAACCAGAGTTTTGTGGAGTCAGTGTTGCAGTGTCATTGGAAAAAAAGTGTGCTGTTTTCACCCATCCTCATCAATTATTTGATCAATATTATTGGCTGGAAGTGAACTAGTATGTGAGCCAAATGCCACATTTATTTAAATTGCGCAGCCTTTTATCCCTGCCTTGCCAGGATATGCACGCTTTTATTTCAATAGAATGTTGACAGCAGGAGTTCATCTCCTCAACCCATGCATTCAAAAAACTGCTGAAATGTTGACCAAGATTCTACTGAGATTACGAAGGCATGCCAGCCATGGAGCAAGCAGTCCTTCTGCATTAGTGAGCTGGATTCGATCCGCTTTAGCATCCAATAGACAGACATACCTTGGTCTTATCACTGTTGGTGATTGGTGGGAAGGAGATCACATGACCCTCTGCATCCACGAGACACGGGTAGAGTTCCTTTCCATCCAGAAGCTGCAGGTATCTTTACAACATAACAAGCACCCTTTAAAAACACAGATCATGATAACAATAATACAGAGtggggctgtaacgatacacaaattcacgattcggtttggatcacgatttttgacccacggttcgatacatctgACGAttcttttacatttaaaaagcattttatttaaacaacacttaaataccaattatcttaatgtaacatttaataacaaataatttggaacactgaacagatttgaaccgaaagaatactattaaagtatagctaaattaataaagaaataaccaaagattgcagttggaggatgctttttgctggtaggcataatagggcccctttaactgtttggttggtttattcaaatatccttattagcgcttcttattaggcgatgtgtagcttaaataatgacataatcaggccgtatagaatgtaacatgtttaatagcctaactttcaatagatgaggaaaaacatgaacgtcgcaataacgaggcatagtgttacgagtagcatatgtgtgtgcgggagaatggcagtgtgcgtatgcgtgtgtgagtgacgtcagcgagtgagtggacgagcgaggagagcgagcggtagcgcgtgtgtctagtgaagaagcgaacgagtccggtagaataaagtacccatcctgtcaataatcggtggccgcttcattccgacctataagcagacaaactgccagtcaaatcacacaaaacaatagagacaggatcacacaggcaatttttttcgcgcttggcccactctggataaatgtcgttcatatcgcatatgaggacttcgacggctgtggagaaatgcaatcctccgtagccacggagagctgtgatcacagagagggcatctcgtcacatatttacggcatcgataggagggggcgctgtcagcagactattatttagacaaattattagcaaatttcaatcggacaatttgaccgaagagttagaaagggcatatcgcgcttctgccttctcacaccgcgagacaggttcgtggctttgagtatcgcgattttcggtttgatacgcgtatcgttacagccctaagaGTAAGTATTCATTACCCAATAACAGTTGTAAAATTCACTTGAGGTTTAAAAGGTCCTCTGCTGCCCTCATGTGTTAAAGTGAAGTAGCATTAACAAGGATAAGGATAACAACGATAAAACAATGTAGAAGCACAGAAATGGAAGAAAAGCCTTAGTGGTTTGAGGCGGATTCACAGAGGAGATGttctgggtttgtttgtgtgtaccgAGAACGTTAGTACTCACTTGTGGAGGCCGGAGACGTTCTgcctcttcttctgcttcctctGGTCGCTGGCCTCCTGCTGCAGGGTCTTCATGAGCTCCACGGAGCACACCTCCTTACGACCCAGAGGAgtgatctacacacacacacacacacacacacacaaccacaaacacatccaTTTAATATCcgtttgcatattgactttaaACCTCTATTCAATGGTTATTATTCACTGGAATGCCTAGTGCCAAACTGACTATATTCACACATAATGCCCTACTAGGCTTGTTAGGGCTTAACATGAAGTCTACAAAACAACCCGTGCGTCGGATCCCAGTCCGCAAACGTATGGAGCTTGTACTAATAGCGCATACTAATTATGGGTTAGCTAGAACCTGGTTCATCCAGTGAGGCCTTTTAGGACAGACAGATACGTGACAGAGCGTCCTTCAGTGAGACGAGGTGTGAGGTGCAGTGGGAACTGGGAGTGTTTGGACCTTCAGGTCGGCCGGGGGTCTGGCGTCGTAGACCAGCGGGCTCTTGAGAAGCTGCAGGTCATGCGTGGCGATGGTGGCCGTGGTCCTCCTCACGCACAGTTCGTCGTGAAGCTTGGTCtggaaaaaaacaaatcaaaagatCCATTAATGTGGACCTCCTCAGCCAGACCAGCTTAGTTCTACACCATATTATTTTGCAGCAAAGACGAAGCTGTCATTCTGACGCCCAGGGAGCGTAGTTCCGCACACCTGGAACAACAGGAGCTTACCTGTGCCATCAGGAACCTTTTGAGGGCATTCCCGGGCTTGAGATTCATCCCTTTCACCACGCAGCAGACCAGGTACGGCCTGACGTCCTTCACGTTGGCCGTCACCGTGATGGCCGGCGCGGTGGGACTGTCGGACAGGTGGAGAATCCTCACCACCATCTTGGCCagttcctcttcctgctcctcctccccctgcttcttcttgttcttcttctggGGCCTCTTCTTCTTGTCCCCACCCTCTGCTACGTCTCCACCAGCGTCCTCCCCTGCTGGTTTGCCCTTTCCTTTCCCTCTCCCACCGGCTCGGATGTAGTCCAGGATGGACTTGGTCTGGCAGCCGTTGACCATCTTCTCCAGACGCTTGTCCTTGAACTTATTGCCCTTGAAGTTGACATCCTTCAGCTTGGCGCAGTCGCTGAGGCTGAAGGGAAGCTCACACAGCTTGTTGTTGGACAGGTCCAAATTCTGACGAGATGAAGAGACAAAAATCTGGTGTTAATTTCTCTGCAGATATGGAATGAAGACAGAATAACGAAACATGAATAGTTTTCCTTACCTTGATGGCCGCAAGCTTGGACACATCTCCGCTGAGTTCTTCGATGGCGTTGTCGTACGCGATGACGGTGCTCAGCAGATCCAGGCGGTCGGAGTAGAAGTCCGAAGGGAAACTAGTGATGTTGTTCTTGGAGATGTTGAGGTGGTAGAGCTTTGAACACTTGCTCAGCCCCTCCGGAAGACACACTAGGCTGTTGCAGCTCACGTTGAGCGTGTTCAGATTGGGTAACTGGGTGATTTCATCAGGCAGAACGGTGAGGTTGTTGACGGATACATCTAGCACCTTCAGGGATTGAATACTTCCTATTACTTTTGGGATGGATCCGAGTTGGTTCCTGCAGAGAAAAAGGCTTTGAAGATTGGTGAGGTATTTGATGTCCTCGTGGATCTCTGTTAGACTCGGACACTGGGCTACCTCCAGATAATTTAAGAGTTTGAGAGAATAGACCGCTTTGGTAAGCCCTCCGCCTGCCGCGATTCTCTCTTCCACTGACGCACCTTGTAAAACGAGCTCACGTCTTTTCTCTTTTAGAGCTTTCTCTATTTCTGGCCAATCTTCTAAATCATCCATGCTGCTACACCAGACTTTGAGGAAGAACGTGTGACCGGTGTTGTCGGGGAATATCAGTTGCACATGGTATACGCAGGAAGACAGCGCGCATTGCAGTGGAGGTTCTGCGCATTCACTGTGCAAATCTGACGTTCTACACACCATTGTCTCGTATGGAACACTCAATAGACCACAATGCTTTGCGTCCGAATAACGGAACGCCTCTGGGCATGCGCGTGTTGGGTTGTTGTCACTGGTGGTTATGGAGATCTAATGGGGCTCTGGCGAGCTGTCATCGAGTTAGTGATGTGCCTGGTAGGTTAATAAACGACTTATTAACACCGAAATTAAAAGATGCCTGCATATTTGGCTAACCCGTTTGATGTAAACATTTTATTGTCAGTGCAATTTTGTTGATTTTTGTCTTAAATTGCAAGTAGCTCGTCGGCTCCGTAGCTAATCCTTTCCTATACAGAAACAAGGCGTGAGGCGTTAACTCTTCTCATGCTTCACCAGGAATATCACGACATTCAAAAGTTTTAAAATAGACtgtgtgggggagtgtgtgatgatgacggctggtttattaggcagcctcacctggccgagtCTGATTAGAGTcttgggctgggtgaggcttcacacctgttgcacactgAGCAATCAGTGTGGCACAGATTTAACCAGCCATCTTCAATCACACACCCAGGGAGTTCGCCTAGATGGCACCCGACATGTATTATTTCCAACAAACCTTTTACAATAAAACTGATTTTCAACACCCCTACCCTGCCTCCTTGTGTTTGGAGGAGCCCAATATAAttcacctaggtggagtgtggcagccGCTTAGGTGGCGTGAAGCATGGACATTTCTACACTGGCTTTTTTAAGTTCGTTTTTATAGCTCTCATGGCGTAAGACTCCATAACAACGCCttaatttgtttatttctgtttgtGAAGAAGACAAGCAACAGATTTAACGTCACATTTAGCCTATTTAATTTTTGTtgggattattaatttatttgatgCCGAGTAAATGCTTGAAGTacatagaatatatattttgtactgAGATTGTACTGGGAGACCAGCAATTTCAGTTTGGGGCATGTGTGTTGTCTGTAGTTTGATTTTGGTTGGGATCCTGGGTTGTGTTTGGTTGTCTTAAAGAACCAaactttatttaatatttttttcataacaCTACCCAGCCCGTCCAGCATGTGACGGCGTTTACTATTTTAGAGTTCAGGATCTTAATACCCACCACTAGTATACTGCATTTCAAAATTCTGGTGCAAGGAGCTACGTTTGCTTCGGTCTCGAGGTGTTTGATATAAAAAATGTTATAAATAGAAGTTTGAAATGTGACTTTAGAAGTCAT harbors:
- the lrrc47 gene encoding leucine-rich repeat-containing protein 47, with product MVCRTSDLHSECAEPPLQCALSSCVYHVQLIFPDNTGHTFFLKVWCSSMDDLEDWPEIEKALKEKRRELVLQGASVEERIAAGGGLTKAVYSLKLLNYLEVAQCPSLTEIHEDIKYLTNLQSLFLCRNQLGSIPKVIGSIQSLKVLDVSVNNLTVLPDEITQLPNLNTLNVSCNSLVCLPEGLSKCSKLYHLNISKNNITSFPSDFYSDRLDLLSTVIAYDNAIEELSGDVSKLAAIKNLDLSNNKLCELPFSLSDCAKLKDVNFKGNKFKDKRLEKMVNGCQTKSILDYIRAGGRGKGKGKPAGEDAGGDVAEGGDKKKRPQKKNKKKQGEEEQEEELAKMVVRILHLSDSPTAPAITVTANVKDVRPYLVCCVVKGMNLKPGNALKRFLMAQTKLHDELCVRRTTATIATHDLQLLKSPLVYDARPPADLKITPLGRKEVCSVELMKTLQQEASDQRKQKKRQNVSGLHKYLQLLDGKELYPCLVDAEGHVISFPPITNSDKTKISQTTKELFLEVTSSTSLQTCKDVMDALIVKMAELNKFTAERNEETDAETPGPPGTETPSQTAEQQQQQQEEEEGLVIQQVRTVDQEGNLKVVYPSKTDLPNADETLKIIW